Proteins encoded together in one Megasphaera vaginalis (ex Bordigoni et al. 2020) window:
- the uvrA gene encoding excinuclease ABC subunit UvrA: MPTDKYIEIKGARQHNLKNIDVKLPRDSFVVFTGLSGSGKSSLAFDTIYAEGQRRYVESLSAYARQFLGQMDKPDVDYIEGLSPAISIDQKTTSRNPRSTVGTVTEIYDYLRLLYARAGEAFCPHCGKPIRQQSIEQMADAVLALGDGEKVMIMAPVVDGRKGTHQKVLSRLVKDGYVRVRVDGAMYLLSDDIPMEKNKKHTIEVVVDRLVVKEQIVSRLTDSLETAARLGDGIVRVYRLETQEVLTYSQHFACPDCHISLPEIEPHLFSFNSPFGACPACSGIGSTREIDESLVIPDRNKTFAEGAVAALSSNPNAWFMRQLGGLLKPQGFGLDNSFSDLPGALQEKVLWGSDDPCVFEYENMRGEVKTFTTPFEGVMPMIRRRYREASSDMMRDQFEQFMTVKPCSVCHGARLKPEALAIKIGGINIQQLTDMTVREMIAFFETVQLTERQQLIAKQVLKEIRGRLQFLQTVGLEYLTLSRTAGTLSGGEAQRIRLATQIGSGLVGVLYILDEPSIGLHQRDNEKLLQALRHLRDIGNTLIVVEHDEDTMRAADYILDIGPAAGEHGGQIVAQGTADDIMACRESLTGQYLSGAKYVPLPQRRCPGNGMTIDIIGAAEHNLKNIDVSFPLGTLTVVTGVSGSGKSTLVNEILYKGMAEAVYGTPHRPGKFKSLQGTEHIDKLINIDQSPIGRTPRSNPATYTGVFDFIRQLYSQTAEAKIRGYKAGRFSFNIKGGRCEACHGDGIIRIEMNFLPDVYVPCEVCRGARYNRETLEVKYKGKTIADVLNMTVDDACEFFANLPRILNKLQTLQEVGLGYIRLGQPATTLSGGEAQRVKLATELSKRSTGRTLYILDEPTTGLHAADIHRLMTVLRLLVDGGDTVVVIEHNLDVIKTADYIIDLGPEGGDGGGTVVAVGTPEQICQAAASYTGKFLQPVLERTRRLMTEEARHGV; the protein is encoded by the coding sequence ATGCCAACTGATAAATATATTGAGATAAAAGGCGCCAGACAGCATAATTTAAAAAACATAGATGTCAAATTGCCGCGCGATAGTTTTGTCGTTTTTACGGGATTGTCGGGATCGGGAAAATCGTCGCTGGCTTTCGATACGATTTACGCCGAAGGGCAGCGACGCTACGTCGAATCCCTTTCCGCCTATGCCAGGCAGTTTTTGGGGCAAATGGATAAACCTGACGTCGATTATATTGAAGGGTTGTCGCCGGCGATTTCCATTGACCAGAAGACGACGAGTCGCAATCCCCGTTCGACAGTCGGCACGGTGACGGAGATTTACGACTACTTGCGGCTTCTTTACGCCCGTGCCGGTGAAGCCTTTTGTCCGCACTGCGGCAAGCCGATCCGGCAGCAGTCGATTGAGCAGATGGCCGATGCCGTCCTGGCGCTCGGCGACGGAGAGAAGGTCATGATTATGGCGCCCGTTGTAGATGGCCGCAAGGGGACGCACCAGAAGGTGCTGTCCCGGCTGGTCAAAGACGGCTATGTCCGTGTCCGCGTTGACGGCGCCATGTATCTGCTTTCCGACGACATTCCGATGGAAAAGAACAAGAAGCATACGATAGAAGTCGTCGTGGACCGTCTGGTCGTCAAAGAACAAATCGTATCGCGCCTTACGGACTCTCTGGAGACGGCGGCCAGGTTGGGCGACGGTATTGTGCGCGTCTATCGGTTGGAAACGCAGGAGGTACTGACGTACAGTCAGCATTTTGCCTGCCCTGACTGCCATATCAGCCTGCCCGAAATCGAGCCGCACCTTTTTTCTTTCAACAGTCCCTTCGGCGCCTGCCCCGCCTGTTCCGGCATCGGCAGCACGAGAGAAATCGACGAATCCCTTGTCATTCCTGACCGGAACAAGACTTTTGCAGAGGGGGCCGTGGCGGCGTTGAGCAGTAACCCCAACGCCTGGTTCATGAGGCAGCTCGGCGGCCTGCTGAAGCCGCAGGGATTCGGTCTGGACAATTCCTTTTCCGATTTACCCGGTGCGTTGCAGGAAAAGGTCCTTTGGGGTTCTGACGATCCCTGCGTATTTGAATATGAAAACATGCGCGGTGAAGTGAAAACATTTACGACGCCCTTTGAAGGTGTCATGCCGATGATCAGACGGCGTTACCGGGAGGCGTCCTCCGATATGATGCGTGATCAATTCGAGCAGTTCATGACGGTGAAGCCCTGTTCGGTCTGCCACGGCGCCCGGCTTAAACCGGAAGCGCTGGCTATCAAGATCGGCGGTATCAATATTCAGCAACTGACGGACATGACTGTCCGTGAAATGATCGCATTTTTTGAGACGGTACAGCTGACGGAAAGACAACAACTCATTGCCAAGCAGGTTTTAAAGGAGATCAGGGGGCGTCTGCAATTTCTGCAAACTGTCGGTTTGGAGTACTTGACGCTGTCCCGGACGGCAGGTACCTTGTCCGGCGGGGAAGCGCAGCGTATACGGCTGGCCACACAAATCGGTTCAGGTCTCGTCGGCGTTCTGTACATTCTCGATGAACCGTCAATCGGTCTGCACCAGCGGGATAATGAAAAACTGCTTCAGGCCTTGCGGCATCTGCGCGATATCGGCAATACGCTGATTGTCGTCGAACATGATGAAGATACGATGCGCGCTGCCGACTATATTTTGGATATCGGTCCCGCAGCCGGTGAACATGGCGGTCAGATCGTTGCTCAAGGTACGGCTGACGACATCATGGCCTGCCGGGAGTCCCTGACAGGCCAGTATCTTTCCGGCGCGAAATATGTGCCGCTGCCGCAGCGGCGTTGTCCCGGCAACGGGATGACAATCGATATTATCGGCGCCGCAGAGCATAACCTGAAAAATATTGACGTTTCTTTTCCTCTCGGTACGCTGACTGTCGTTACGGGCGTTTCCGGTTCGGGGAAATCGACCCTTGTCAATGAAATCCTGTACAAGGGCATGGCGGAGGCCGTCTACGGGACGCCTCACCGTCCCGGCAAGTTCAAATCCTTGCAGGGAACGGAACATATTGACAAACTCATTAATATCGATCAGTCGCCGATCGGCAGGACGCCTCGGTCGAATCCGGCCACGTATACGGGTGTCTTCGATTTTATTCGCCAACTTTACAGTCAGACGGCAGAAGCCAAGATCAGGGGATACAAGGCCGGCCGTTTCAGTTTTAATATCAAAGGCGGCCGCTGTGAAGCCTGTCACGGCGACGGCATTATTCGCATAGAAATGAATTTTTTGCCTGATGTTTATGTGCCTTGCGAAGTTTGCCGCGGCGCGCGCTACAACAGGGAAACGCTGGAAGTGAAATACAAGGGGAAAACGATTGCCGACGTGTTGAATATGACCGTTGATGACGCTTGCGAGTTTTTCGCCAATTTGCCACGTATCCTGAACAAGTTGCAGACCTTGCAGGAAGTGGGGCTCGGCTATATTCGGTTAGGTCAGCCTGCGACGACGTTGTCAGGCGGCGAGGCGCAGCGTGTCAAGTTGGCGACGGAGCTGTCGAAACGGAGTACGGGACGGACGCTCTATATTCTTGACGAACCGACAACGGGGCTGCACGCGGCGGATATCCACCGGCTGATGACGGTACTCCGGCTGCTTGTTGACGGCGGCGACACGGTCGTCGTTATTGAGCATAACCTTGATGTCATTAAAACGGCCGATTATATTATCGACTTGGGGCCTGAAGGCGGCGACGGCGGCGGTACGGTCGTGGCCGTCGGTACGCCTGAACAGATCTGCCAGGCGGCGGCATCGTATACGGGAAAGTTTCTGCAACCCGTCCTGGAGCGGACGCGACGGTTGATGACCGAAGAGGCGCGCCATGGCGTTTAG
- a CDS encoding ArnT family glycosyltransferase, whose protein sequence is MKRLRQEHPYLVLLFFALFLYLLGNNLLAVTDTSESNYALTAKEMVQSGDWISPQIFGRYWYDKPIFYYWELALSFKLFGFNEFAARFPSAVMGTLSLLFTYWFANRAYDAKTAWRAAVILGTSTEFFLLSKAVITDASLFLFTSAAIAFFYLGYKENSRYYYGCYLFAALATLTKGPIGLFLPGFAALVFLFLKKDLHEFMRLHFFSGMMLFFSLTGLWYGTMYCLHGADFLINFLGVHNVLRATVSEHPGQNKWYFYLIVYAVGFLPWSFILPVSLYKKWKRHDLQFRKAADITRLLLIYMAVILIFFELVATKYSTYTFPALFSFAILSAVLWKDAAVPVKAVGASCFAIYIALTLLFAPTIMLRQSGKEIGAQLRVMDTTAGPICFDGFYRTSAVFYSDKKIYATAPAADLEKLKPHGLSWNAKNVMPMIAIEGATTTPGSTLVREAQKPITPALFLQQWGITTAGPGDTSEETVNKYTILQKK, encoded by the coding sequence ATGAAGCGTTTACGACAAGAACATCCTTATCTCGTTTTGCTCTTTTTCGCTCTTTTTTTGTATCTGCTGGGCAACAATCTGCTAGCTGTCACCGACACGTCAGAATCGAATTACGCCTTAACGGCAAAAGAAATGGTCCAGTCAGGCGATTGGATTTCTCCACAAATTTTTGGTCGTTACTGGTATGATAAACCGATTTTTTACTACTGGGAGTTGGCATTGTCCTTCAAGCTCTTCGGCTTCAATGAATTCGCCGCCCGTTTTCCTTCAGCCGTCATGGGAACGCTTTCCCTTCTGTTCACATATTGGTTCGCCAATCGCGCCTACGACGCAAAGACCGCTTGGCGGGCCGCCGTTATCTTGGGCACGAGTACGGAATTTTTTCTGCTTTCCAAAGCCGTCATTACAGACGCCTCTCTTTTCCTCTTCACGAGTGCCGCCATCGCCTTTTTTTACTTGGGCTATAAGGAAAACTCCCGTTACTACTACGGCTGTTATCTGTTCGCCGCCTTGGCGACCTTGACCAAGGGCCCGATCGGCCTTTTTCTGCCCGGCTTCGCCGCCTTGGTCTTCCTCTTTCTCAAAAAGGACCTGCACGAATTCATGCGCCTTCATTTCTTTTCGGGCATGATGCTCTTTTTCAGCCTCACCGGTCTCTGGTACGGCACGATGTATTGCCTGCACGGCGCCGATTTTCTGATAAACTTCCTGGGTGTGCACAACGTCCTCAGGGCGACCGTCTCGGAGCATCCCGGACAAAATAAGTGGTACTTTTACCTGATCGTTTATGCCGTCGGGTTTTTGCCGTGGAGCTTTATTCTGCCCGTTTCGTTATATAAAAAATGGAAACGCCATGACCTGCAGTTCCGGAAAGCCGCCGATATTACCCGACTGCTCCTAATCTATATGGCAGTCATATTGATCTTTTTCGAATTAGTCGCCACCAAATATTCTACGTATACTTTTCCGGCCCTGTTCTCCTTCGCCATCTTGTCCGCCGTCCTCTGGAAAGATGCCGCCGTGCCGGTCAAGGCGGTCGGCGCCTCCTGCTTTGCAATCTACATCGCCTTGACCTTACTGTTCGCTCCGACGATCATGCTGCGCCAATCGGGCAAAGAAATCGGCGCGCAACTGCGCGTCATGGACACAACGGCCGGGCCGATCTGCTTTGACGGCTTTTATCGGACATCAGCCGTCTTTTACAGCGACAAAAAAATTTATGCAACGGCACCGGCCGCGGACCTCGAAAAGCTGAAACCACACGGGCTGAGTTGGAATGCAAAAAACGTCATGCCCATGATAGCTATTGAAGGAGCAACGACAACGCCGGGCAGCACCCTTGTCAGAGAGGCGCAAAAGCCGATAACACCGGCCTTATTCCTGCAACAATGGGGAATAACGACGGCAGGACCGGGCGACACGTCCGAGGAAACAGTAAATAAGTATACGATTTTACAAAAGAAATAG
- the uvrB gene encoding excinuclease ABC subunit UvrB translates to MDVAGHNKDYDDSRRFRVVAPYEAMGDQPEAVRSLARGVATGQWAQVLLGATGTGKTFTMAKVIEAVQKPTLVIAHNKTLAAQLCSEFKAFFPDNEVGYFVSYYDYYQPEAYIATTDTYIEKDASINDEIDKLRHSATMSLFERRDVIIVASVSCIYGLGDPEDYSDLVVSLRLGQEKGQAEILRKLVDIQYTRNDMELRRGTFRVHGDTIEIFPAAFDSSVIRVEMFGDEIDRLTEVDVLTGEVLAERKHVAIYPASHYVTTKEKMERAIGTISRELEEQLKLLKEAGRLLEAQRLEQRTRYDMEMMEEMGYCSGIENYSRHLSGRQAGEAPYTLLDYFPDDFLIMIDESHVTLPQLRAMYAGDRSRKTSLIEYGFRLPSALDNRPLNFDEFVERINQIIYVSATPGDYEMDVQTNLAQQIIRPTGLLDPLVEVRPIAGQMDDLLGEIRRRMERHERVLVTTLTKKMAEDLTDYLKEMGILVRYLHSDIATIERAEIIRDLRAGVFDVLVGINLLREGLDMPEVSLVAILDADKEGFLRSDTSLIQTMGRAARNANGQVIMYADVVTGSMARAMEETQRRREVQAAYNEAHGITPQSIRKDVVDLIELTKVAEDRSAYEGEGEGLTKEALHKVIHTLTEQMKQASKTLEFEKAAQLRDRLGELRQQLSALACDDTLPKELQGEDMPQAKFVRKVRRPDRRRLKTTADKGGKGSRQQ, encoded by the coding sequence ATGGATGTAGCAGGGCATAATAAAGATTACGACGACAGCCGCCGTTTTCGCGTCGTCGCGCCGTATGAGGCGATGGGAGACCAGCCGGAAGCCGTCCGGTCGCTGGCCCGGGGCGTGGCAACCGGGCAATGGGCGCAGGTCTTGCTCGGCGCTACAGGTACGGGGAAGACGTTTACGATGGCCAAGGTTATTGAAGCTGTTCAGAAGCCGACGCTGGTCATTGCGCATAACAAAACGCTGGCGGCGCAGCTTTGCAGTGAATTCAAAGCTTTCTTTCCCGACAACGAGGTCGGATATTTTGTCAGCTATTATGACTACTATCAGCCGGAGGCGTATATTGCCACGACGGATACCTATATTGAAAAAGATGCGTCCATTAATGATGAGATTGATAAGCTGCGCCATTCGGCAACAATGAGCCTCTTTGAACGGCGCGACGTCATTATCGTCGCTTCCGTTTCCTGCATCTATGGCTTAGGTGACCCGGAAGATTACAGTGATCTCGTCGTGTCGCTTCGCCTGGGACAGGAAAAGGGACAAGCAGAGATTCTTCGTAAGCTCGTCGATATTCAATACACGCGGAATGACATGGAACTGCGCCGCGGCACGTTTCGCGTTCACGGCGACACGATCGAGATTTTTCCGGCCGCGTTTGACAGTTCCGTCATTCGCGTCGAAATGTTCGGCGATGAAATCGACAGGCTGACGGAAGTCGACGTGCTGACCGGAGAGGTGTTGGCGGAACGCAAGCACGTCGCCATTTATCCGGCCAGTCATTATGTGACGACAAAGGAAAAGATGGAGAGGGCCATCGGCACGATCAGCCGTGAATTGGAAGAGCAGCTGAAACTGCTGAAAGAGGCCGGCCGTCTGCTGGAAGCGCAGCGGCTGGAACAGCGGACGCGGTACGATATGGAAATGATGGAAGAAATGGGATATTGTTCGGGAATCGAAAATTATTCACGCCATTTGTCGGGCCGTCAGGCCGGAGAAGCGCCTTATACGTTGCTCGATTACTTTCCCGACGATTTCCTGATCATGATTGACGAATCGCATGTGACGCTGCCGCAGTTGCGGGCTATGTACGCCGGTGACCGTTCCCGCAAGACGTCGTTGATTGAATACGGATTTCGCCTGCCGTCGGCTCTCGATAACAGGCCGCTGAATTTCGATGAATTTGTCGAACGGATCAATCAGATTATCTATGTCAGCGCCACGCCCGGCGACTACGAAATGGACGTGCAGACGAATTTGGCGCAGCAGATTATCCGACCTACGGGGCTGTTGGATCCCTTGGTGGAAGTGCGACCGATTGCCGGCCAGATGGATGATTTACTCGGCGAGATACGCCGGCGGATGGAACGCCATGAACGGGTCCTGGTAACGACGCTGACCAAAAAGATGGCAGAAGATTTGACCGATTATTTAAAGGAAATGGGAATTCTCGTCCGCTATCTTCATTCCGATATTGCGACGATTGAACGGGCCGAGATCATCCGCGATCTGCGCGCCGGTGTTTTCGATGTTCTCGTCGGCATCAATTTACTGCGTGAAGGGCTCGATATGCCGGAAGTTTCTCTCGTCGCCATTCTCGATGCCGATAAAGAAGGTTTTTTGCGTTCCGACACGTCGCTGATTCAGACGATGGGGCGCGCCGCGCGTAATGCCAACGGTCAGGTTATTATGTACGCCGACGTCGTTACGGGATCGATGGCGCGTGCCATGGAAGAGACGCAGCGGCGGCGTGAAGTGCAGGCGGCGTATAACGAAGCGCACGGCATTACGCCGCAGTCTATTCGCAAAGACGTCGTTGATCTGATCGAACTGACAAAGGTAGCGGAAGACAGAAGCGCCTATGAAGGGGAAGGCGAGGGATTGACGAAAGAGGCGCTCCATAAAGTTATCCATACCTTGACGGAACAGATGAAGCAGGCTTCGAAAACTCTGGAATTTGAAAAGGCCGCGCAGCTGCGCGACCGCTTGGGAGAACTGCGACAACAGCTTTCGGCGCTGGCTTGTGACGATACGCTGCCGAAGGAATTGCAAGGTGAAGATATGCCGCAGGCGAAGTTTGTCCGTAAAGTACGCCGTCCCGACCGCAGGCGCCTGAAGACGACTGCCGATAAAGGCGGAAAAGGGAGTAGACAACAGTGA